The Harmonia axyridis chromosome 3, icHarAxyr1.1, whole genome shotgun sequence nucleotide sequence tattgttcaaataaTTCATTGTTCCTATGTATAAATAGAATGCATTCCTGTATGTATAAGCAGTATAATGTTAATATCCTTTTTTGTCGGAAAAATCCCCTGCATGATTGGTTGTATTTCAAGTTGCATATTATTCTTACAGCTTTTTTTGGAGCCTGAAAAGAGATTGTATGTTTCCAGATCCGTAAAATATCAGTCCATATCTCAATTTCGACTCTATCATTGCATAATATACGGTTTTTGCTACTTCAGCATTCAGATATTTAGCTGTTACTCTGAATGCATATAATGATGATGCCATTTTGTCTTCTAAGTTTGCTACATGTGTTTTCCATTTCATATCACCATCAATGTGTATACCTAGAAATTTTGTATGTTCTGATATcttgaattcttgattttttatgTTGATTTTTCCAGGGTTTTCTATATTGGAATGTATTGGATGGAATAATATCATCTTCGTTCTTGTTTTGTTGAGtattaagtttttatttttcaaccatTCTTCAGTGTAGTGCATTATGTTCTCAGTTAGACTTTTGAGATCAGGCCATAATGGTTGTACTGCTAGGAGGTTTGTATCATCTACATAGTGaacatttgttatttctttccgGTTCTCGATCGGAGAAATATGACCAAAGTCGTTAATATAAATTAGAAACATTACTGTCCCTGCTACGCTGCCTTGTGGTATACCCATCTTGATTTGCTGTTCTTCAGATTTAATATCTGATCCATTTATCCGAATTTTTACCTTTTGCGTACGTCCATAGAAATAAGATTTAATCCATCTTAATGAGTTTCCCTGTATTCCGTAGTGCTCTAGTTTTTGGTAGAGGATTTCTGGGTCAAGACAATCATATGCTTTGGATAGGTCCAGGAATATTCCCAATGCCAGTTCACAATCTTCGAAGGCTTCCATTATTCTTTTTATAAATTGGAATATTGCTGTTTGTGTTGATTTTCCTTTCAGGCATCCATGTTGGTTTGGGCTAAGTAATCTTTTTGATATGAAGAATTCCATTATTTGCTGACAGAATGCCTGTTCGAACAATTTTGCAAATGATGAGATTATGCTAATGGGCCTGTAGTTTCCATACTCTTCAGGGTCACCAGTTTTGTATTTCGGTCGTATTTCTGCTATTTTAAGTTCTGATGGGAAAGATCCTTCTGTGAGAGAGTTATTAATAATCTATgtaattacctgaattatttcgtCTTTGGTAtgtttaattgttttatttaaaATTCCATCTATTCCACTTgaggttttatttttcaacctttttataatatccattatatttttGACTTTACATGGtgaatcttcattaatcctTTAGAATGAGAACATTcaatataggacaagtcattAAACAATTATATTATAGGTGGTACACAATTAATTCAATTCACTGTCATTACTAATCTTGTATCGTGTGTCCAAATTCATTGTCTTGTGAGGGGATATCAgtatccctttgagctagaaaaaaattagtgaCACATTTttcaccataaagcaactggccagaggaaataaggtgactctactatgggtaccagggcactgtggggttgaaggaaatgagagagcggacgagcttgcaaaaagtgcatcaaggttaagacctgctggacctgagcctttctgtgggataggaaaagaccaatacaaagctgcggtccagctatgggagttgaacagtaggacaatccactggactaacactcctagacttgctcaggcaaagaaattcgtgaagatttcacctacttacaccagaaaaatcctgaagctgtcacgaacggagcttcgggtgatggtgggactgctgacggggcactgtcggtacaaacatcatttgtaccgtatgggtaagtcagcagacgagatttgcaggctctgtggattggaagtagaaacttctgaacacttgatatgcaagtgtccagagctggctggcctaagaaccattcacatgggcaagccggtcctggataccagagaggtaatggccaaggcccctacggaggttgtcaattttattaacgtcgttgacgacctccctgggtttctatgaatgagtagggtagtgaacaaaagatctgcatggtcgcagttcccggaaggctcaccgaagcaaaacgaccccagttcaaataataataatagtgacACATTTTCGGTATGATTAACTTTCATGTTCAGATTATATTAGATTTAGAgccaattgcaccattcaaaaaataaacactGTTTACGTAATCAATGTTCagtacttatttatttatttatttatttatatacggacaagccattttacatattaaaaaaatgaaccatgaaaaaaaactcacaatcaagtgaaaaaacaaaattaatgaaaattattaagtgatctgaaataattcttcagttgaaataaTGATACATTGAAAAGATCAACCTCCACCGAATCAGCAGCCCTCAATGCTCTATCGAGAGGATTGTTCATTCCGTAATTGGTTCtactaaattttatattgaattgttCCCAGGTCCTGAAATTCCTTTGAGGAACGTTTAAATTTATCCTTTGAAGAAGGAAAGGGCTGTCGATGAAATTATGCAAAATTTTGTATACAAgcataatatcaaaattatgtctTCTGGCTTCAAGAGATATAAGGCATAATTTTTCTCGAATCTCATCATAACGGATAGCATCAGAGGTTAATCCCCATTTGTATCCTATCCACTTCAAAAATTTGTTCTGTACCCTCTCAACGGCCTGTATATGTATCGCATAATGAGGTGACCATACTATACATGAATATTCTAAGATGCTCCTCACATAAGCTATATAAATTGTTTTTATGGAGGAGACACTAAAGTCCTGCATATGTCTTTTGATGAAGCCAAGCATTCTAAAAGCTCTCGATGTAATATGATTTATGTGCTCTGTGAAACTCAAACCAGCATCCAGCAACACTCCAAGATCCCTCACCGTGTTGACCGATTTCAATAGACACGAGTCTACTGAATAATCGAATAAGATTGTCGAATTAGTCCGAAAAAATCGCATTATATGACATTTATTCACATTAATCTCCAACTGATTATGTACACACCATTTAATAACGTCTTCTATATCTCTCTGAAGTAACAAGCAATCATTCAGGGATCTTATAAGACGAAAGAGTTTCATGTCATCTGCGAACAGTAAAAAGTGACAGAATCTTATGACACTTTTTATGTCATTGATAAagcacaaaaataaaattggagACAAGGGTGATCCTTGTGGGACTCCTGAACTAACTTCAATACCCCCGGACAGAGTATCAGAAATCTTTATGAATTGTGTCAACCCAATCAAACGATCTGAAATCCACTCGAGTAAGGGTGGTCGAAAGCCTAATGCTTTGAGTTTAATAATAAGTAGCCAGTGAGGCAACCTATCAAAAGCCTTAGCAAAGTCTGTATAAACTGCATCGACCTGTGATCTCTCGCTAAACGCTGATAGGATCAAGTCTGTGAAATATAACAGATTTGTTGTTACAGATCTTCCGGCAATAAATCCGTGTTGCTCctcaattaaaatatttttaagtAAGGGTGTAATTTTATTAGTTATTAATGTatccaaaatttttggaatataggaACTTTTCGTTACTGGTCTGTAATTTCCCACGTCACTAATATTGCCTGACTTGAATACCGGAGTAACATAACTCGATTTCCATTTATTTGGATATTTACCTGAACTTACAGATAAGTTAAATAAGAAAACCAAAGGTCCTAATAAAACGTGTCTGCACTCCTTCAGAAACAGTGCGGAAATCCGATCGGGACCAGTATCACTCTTATCTGGTAGATTGCCGAGAACATTCAGAACCTCAGTTTCAGAGAAATGACAATCATGAACATCGACGGTGTCCTCGTAATGAATTACTCGGGATTCATcaggttttgattttctatatatttcagaaaagtaTTTCCTAAAAAGTTCGGAAATGCCCGCATCATCGTTAGCAGTTTCATCACGTAAATACATGGATTTGGGAAATCCTTTCTGTGTCTTTTTGTCATTTATAAATTTCCAGAAATATTCGGGGTTAGAGGAAACTTCCAGTTCAACCGACTCAACATATTTTCTATAACATCTATCAGTTTCAACCTTACATTTTTCCCTCATACTTGCAAACAACAAATAATCATCTAAGCTACcggtttgtttatattttttgtgaatctgtttttttttagatatcatTTTTCTCAGCTCACAGGAAAACCAGCAAGGAAAAGTAAAAATCTTTTTAACCTTTTCAGGAACGTACAACTTTATAGCATTTAAGACAATTTCGTAAAACCTCTCGGTACAACCCTCGATATCCTGGTATGTGTTCAAGGTTGACCAGTCAGCCTCctctaaatataatataatattttcataattggCATTCTTAAAATCATAGAAAGTATTCACTGACCTTGAAACCGCCACAGATGCCTCACTTAAAACAGCGAAATATAAGGCTGGATGATGTAAATCGCATGGTAAAATAATATCGTTCGCTTCTTCTATTTTGACAGCAGACTGTGGTGCAAATATGAGATCTAGAGAAACATCATTAACATTTTTTACGTGATTCATCTGATATAGTTCCAAAGTAGCCATAGTTGACCCAAGGATATCCTGATTAGAGGAACTCCCGCCAACACACAACATATTCGGACCCCAACTAGCCCCAGGTATATTGTAGTCCCCACAACAGATAAATTGGGAAGAAGGGTACAGTTCTATAATTCTTTCAAGATCTTCGCAGTGTGTAACATAGTGAGATGCTGCTGTATTCGGTGGGATATATACATTagtaaacaaaaaacatttcGATGCGATATTAATCATTACAAACAACTGCTCAATGTTGGAGCTTCCAAGAAATATTTGCCGGGAAGAAAAATGCCTTTTTACAGCTATCAAGACCCCACCACCTCTTTGTTTGACATTATTTGTTTCCTCTCTATCTTTTCTATAAATGATGTATTCGTTAAGACCAAGTTCGGCATTATTAAAACTAGAGTTTAACCACGTTTCTGTGAGCAATATTACATCGAAATTAACATTTGACACTGAATTAGCAAATTTGATCATTTTCGTTCTTAAACCTCTTACATTCTGGTAATAACAATGGATCTTAAAATTACCTGCTTGAATCTTATGAGTAGATGATTTATGGGACATTTGCTCTTCTTTCCATGCGAAATGGTCGAATCAGTGTTCCCTCCGGCCAATGTTCAGCTGCAAGCAGTACTGCAAGGTCCAAATCTCTACTCCCCAGCTTGAAAGACTTCTTTGCACGCTTAGATTTGAGATCAAAACACAGAATATCCTTTTCTGGCCATATTTCATTGGCATACGCTATGATGTTCTCAGCGGTTGTAGTAACATTCAGGCCTCCCACCCAAATCCAATTTCTTCCTTTTGGTGCCGGTTGGATCAATGAACTGGGTTGAGACGTACCTTTTTTGGTCATTACGGAACGTTTATTATGATGCTCTGGGTTTTTATTATGATTTGTCCCAGTCAGAGGTTTGACCTTAGAATTAGCATTGGATTTTTCAGCTGGCCTAGTAGATTTCTGGTCACTCCCCTTATCCAGCTTGACCGATGTGGTCTTTACTCTGTTCTTCGACAAGCTGTTTACCTCTGGCACTTTCTTTTTAGGTTCTAGAGGTGGCACATCTCTTTCGATGTGCTCAACCAATACAACATCTTCTTCCCCTAATGTCTTATGTTTCTCGTCGGAAGTTAGTAGCCTAACCAAATCGATGTTGCTTTCCTTCAAAACACGGACTTCTGTCCGTAACTCAGATATTTCAGTAGCAAATTTTTGTAACATCGATTCTGTTGCCCTGGATATCAAATTCTCCAGATCTGCAATAAGGGCTTGATTGTCGACTTTTTGAGATGGTCCCGATAATTTGGAATCAACGACCAGAATACAAGTATCGCAGTAAAACCTCAAATTTCTGGACTCCGACAATGTTTTCACCACCGGATCTTTGATACGCAAACACTGTACATGCGATTGGGACGAGCACAATTCGCATTTTATGAACTTATTGTTAACGATGAAATTATCTTTACAGATCGGGCAACTCCGATCACAATAATTATTTGCCGACGACATGATATTGCAGCAGGTGGCCCCCTTTAGACAACAAACTCTCCTGTTATCTGAGAGATAAACATCTGGTAACTTTCCTATTGTAACAATGGAAATTGTTTCACCGGTTCAGAAATATAGCgttaattttctaattttctccTCAATATTTTAGGGGAACAACTGGTGAATCACTAGTACtatgtaaataatttaaaactgtgaaatttcgaaatttgaatCCACTGTTTACTAATGAAAAGCCGAATTTATAAGAGCGATAAAACATACGTCTGCCACAAGTGAATTTTCATACAATGTACTATTCGATGATTAAAATTTCTACCTATCGCACCgattattattgataataatcgatgtttagctaaacagaaGAGATGTTTggcaatatttcaaaatatcgtCGGTGATCATAGTTAAATGTGACTcatacatgaaaattttcaaatttttttgatttgggaattttgtgccaatttttgccgtataaaaatttttttgcattcattcagttttcgagatattccgAGTTTTCCCTGTGAGTCCCTTACTTGTCGGACGGAAATTTTCTTCTTTAGATAAATTGTGCTCATCTTGTTGCGTATggcagagctgtgccaaagcattgtgcttagtgctttcgaaagcacttgaAGCCTTTTTGTGCTCCCGAGTACTGTGCTTCCGAGCACTTTTTAAAATCAGTGCTTAGTGCTTAATAATCGAAGCACTTTCACAAaaggcttagtgcttagtaattCTAAAAGGGCTCCCGAGCAATGCAGTGCTCGCGAGCACTTTGgcggattactaagcactaagcatttctgaatttttgtcaTAACACAAATATGCGCCGACGTTTTGGTAGCTTTTAATCGTTTTACATTAAAGTAACAAACATCTGACGCTGGCACTTCTGTGTGAATTTAATGCACAGTTGTATAGATCAGATCAGTTTTATTATGTACCTtgaaacatataaataatacgtattatgtttatatttatttaattctataaaaaattaatacatttgTTTAGAAGAAagagaatatgaaattgaattttaaatcattATTATCAAGATTTTGACAATTTACATCTCATTACAAATCTTAGAGGAAATTTGAGGAAAGTCTATTAGAGTTCGATCAATACAGCGTAGTTAGCCAGAATGTAAACTATAAATGTTTCGGGAATTATATAATACTTGGTCATAATTCCTTTATCTAAATCATATACTTTTTATGCTTGCGTTGTATTAAACAATGAAACATAATACCTATATTCTACCTTTCAGTTTTTTATgaacattattttcatattttaatgaattataattCTTTCAAGATCTTCGCAGTGTGTAACATAGTGAGATGCTGCTGTATTCGGTGGGATATATACATTagtaaacaaaaaacatttcGATGCGATATTAATCATTACAAACAACTGCTCAATGTTGGAGCTTCCAAGAAATATTTGCCGGGAAGAAAAATGCCTTTTTACAGCTATCAAGACCCCACCACCTCTTTGTTTGACATTATTTGTTTCCTCTCTATCTTTTCTATAAATGATGTATTCGTTAAGACCAAGTTCGGCATTATTAAAACTAGAGTTTAACCACGTTTCTGTGAGCAATATTACATCGAAATTAACATTTGACACTGAATTAGCAAATTTGATCATTTTCGTTCTTAAACCTCTTACATTCTGGTAATAACAATGGATCTTAAAATTACCTGCTTGAATCTTATGAGTAGATGATTTATGGGACATTTGCTCTTCTTTCCATGCGAAATGGTCGAATCAGTGTTCCCTCCGGCCAATGTTCAGCTGCAAGCAGTACTGCAAGGTCCAAATCTCTACTCCCCAGCTTGAAAGACTTCTTTGCACGCTTAGATTTGAGATCAAAACACAGAATATCCTTTTCTGGCCATATTTCATTGGCATACGCTATGATGTTCTCAGCGGTTGTAGTAACATTCAGGCCTCCCACCCAAATCCAATTTCTTCCTTTTGGTGCCGGTTGGATCAATGAACTGGGTTGAGACGTACCTTTTTTGGTCATTACGGAACGTTTATTATGATGCTCTGGGTTTTTATTATGATTTGTCCCAGTCAGAGGTTTGACCTTAGAATTAGCATTGGATTTTTCAGCTGGCCTAGTAGATTTCTGGTCACTCCCCTTATCCAGCTTGACCGATGTGGTCTTTACTCTGTTCTTCGACAAGCTGTTTACCTCTGGCACTTTCTTTTTAGGTTCTAGAGGTGGCACATCTCTTTCGATGTGCTCAACCAATACAACATCTTCTTCCCCTAATGTCTTATGTTTCTCGTCGGAAGTTAGTAGCCTAACCAAATCGATGTTGCTTTCCTTCAAAACACGGACTTCTGTCCGTAACTCAGATATTTCAGTAGCAAATTTTTGTAACATCGATTCTGTTGCCCTGGATATCAAATTCTCCAGATCTGCAATAAGGGCTTGATTGTCGACTTTTTGAGATGGTCCCGATAATTTGGAATCAACGACCAGAATACAAGTATCGCAGTAAAACCTCAAATTTCTGGACTCCGACAATGTTTTCACCACCGGATCTTTGATACGCAAACACTGTACATGCGATTGGGACGAGCACAATTCGCATTTTATGAACTTATTGTTAACGATGAAATTATCTTTACAGATCGGGCAACTCCGATCACAATAATTATTTGCCGACGACATGATATTGCAGCAGGTGGCCCCCTTTAGACAACAAACTCTCCTGTTATCTGAGAGATAAACATCTGGTAACTTTCCTATTGTAACAATGGAAATTGTTTCACCGGTTCAGAAATATAGCgttaattttctaattttctccTCAATATTTTAGGGGAACAACTGGTGAATCACTAGTACtatgtaaataatttaaaactgtgaaatttcgaaatttgaatCCACTGTTTACTAATGAAAAGCCGAATTTATAAGAGCGATAAAACATACGTCTGCCACAAGTGAATTTTCATACAATGTACTATTCGATGATTAAAATTTCTACCTATCGCACCgattattattgataataatcgatgtttagctaaacagaaGAGATGTTTggcaatatttcaaaatatcgtCGGTGATCATAGTTAAATGTGACTcatacatgaaaattttcaaatttttttgatttgggaattttgtgccaatttttgccgtataaaaatttttttgcattcatt carries:
- the LOC123675316 gene encoding uncharacterized protein LOC123675316, which encodes MSSANNYCDRSCPICKDNFIVNNKFIKCELCSSQSHVQCLRIKDPVVKTLSESRNLRFYCDTCILVVDSKLSGPSQKVDNQALIADLENLISRATESMLQKFATEISELRTEVRVLKESNIDLVRLLTSDEKHKTLGEEDVVLVEHIERDVPPLEPKKKVPEVNSLSKNRVKTTSVKLDKGSDQKSTRPAEKSNANSKVKPLTGTNHNKNPEHHNKRSVMTKKGTSQPSSLIQPAPKGRNWIWVGGLNVTTTAENIIAYANEIWPEKDILCFDLKSKRAKKSFKLGSRDLDLAVLLAAEHWPEGTLIRPFRMERRANVP